In the Helianthus annuus cultivar XRQ/B chromosome 11, HanXRQr2.0-SUNRISE, whole genome shotgun sequence genome, one interval contains:
- the LOC110888937 gene encoding uncharacterized protein K02A2.6-like: MVIRKFIWEHIICIFGLPLRITDNGTNFASEELEKWFKEMKVEHNFASVAHPQANGQVESVNKQIVDGIKARLGTVRRGWVDELPSILWAHRTMPKTSTGETPFSLVYGSEAVILAEIGLPSPSMLAMEKQSNEQE, translated from the coding sequence ATGGTAATccgcaaatttatatgggaacatatcaTTTGCATATTCGGGTTACCATTGCGCAttaccgacaacggcaccaatTTCGCATCAGAAGAACTTGAAAAGTGGTTTAAGGAAATGAAGGTCGAGCACAACTTTGCCTCTGTGGCGCACCCACAAGCAAATGGCCAAGTCGAGAGCGTCAACAAACAGATAGTTGATGGTATAAAGGCAAGGCTCGGGACGGTGCGCAGAGGCTGGGTCGACGAGCTTCctagcatcttatgggctcatcgTACTATGCCAAAGACTAGCACGGGAGAAACCCCATTCAGTCTTGTCTATGGATCGGAGGCGGTAATTCTAGCTGAAATTGGCCTTCCATCACCGAGCATGCTTGCCATGGAAAAACAAAGCAATGAGCAGGAATGA